Proteins encoded within one genomic window of Natator depressus isolate rNatDep1 chromosome 1, rNatDep2.hap1, whole genome shotgun sequence:
- the LOC141982945 gene encoding P2Y purinoceptor 8-like, whose product MGTLPNSTIEMLKNQMLQTTLPALYLFIFTISIPLNSISLWFLCRHSRPWTPTIMFSINLTITDLLYSILLPFQVVYHLRGNDWPFGPVLCRIITVLFYANMHCSVLTMTSISIERYLGIVHPLKHRAMRPIRTALLTCIIIWLFVLLLHFPLMKTELTFQVEELQITTCFDILPKAMFPSRNHFIAYFGSQVLLCFLLPLLIMAFCYTLVIRTLLNSPPTQLREIKKQTIYLIIVLLTVFVVCYVPNIVISIIHFIFTTQYKTAYVEYKLSLALNSLNCCFDPLVYFFGSKEFRRKIKKKLCRCMPDIFGETVTIFSEQDVPITSREHAPHN is encoded by the coding sequence ATGGGAACACTGCCAAACAGCACCATAGAGATGCTTAAGAACCAAATGCTGCAGACCACTTTGCCTGCCCTCTACTTGTTCATCTTCACCATCAGCATTCCCCTCAATTCTATCTCCTTGTGGTTCCTTTGCCGCCACTCAAGGCCTTGGACTCCCACCATCATGTTTTCCATTAACCTGACAATCACAGACTTGCTGTACAGCATACTCCTCCCTTTTCAAGTTGTCTACCACTTACGGGGAAATGACTGGCCCTTTGGACCGGTTCTGTGCCGCATCATAACTGTGCTATTCTATGCAAACATGCACTGTTCCGTTTTAACCATGACGAGCATCAGCATAGAGCGCTACCTGGGAATTGTTCACCCGCTGAAGCACAGGGCCATGAGACCCATTAGAACAGCTCTCCTGACATGCATCATCATTTGGCTATTTGTTTTACTGCTGCACTTCCCACTCATGAAGACAGAGCTAACCTTCCAGGTAGAGGAGCTGCAGATAACCACTTGTTTTGATATATTGCCCAAAGCTATGTTTCCTTCAAGAAATCATTTCATTGCTTATTTTGGCTCTCAAGTTCTTCTGTGCTTTCTCCTACCTTTGCTAATAATGGCATTCTGCTACACCTTAGTCATTCGAACTCTTCTTAATTCCCCTCCCACACAACTAAGGGAAATTAAGAAGCAGACAATTTATTTGATAATAGTGTTGCTTACAGTCTTTGTAGTGTGTTATGTGCCCAATATTGTGATATCAATCATCCATTTCATCTTTACTACCCAATATAAGACTGCTTATGTGGAATATAAGCTGTCTCTGGCTTTGAATAGCCTTAATTGCTGCTTCGATCcacttgtttatttttttggttCCAAAGAGTTTCGACGAAAGATAAAGAAGAAGCTCTGCAGATGCATGCCTGATATATTCGGTGAAACTGTCACCATCTTTTCAGAACAAGATGTGCCAATAACATCCAGAGAACATGCACCACataattaa